The genomic window ATTTTTCAAAATGCTGAATTGCTTTATCGTTCTGTTCAAGCGCACGGTACAGCACAGCCAGATTGCGGTGGGCAAGCAGATTTTCGGGTTGAAGTTCATGGGCGCGCAGTAAATATTGTTCTGCTTTTTTATACTCTTTCAGCGCGATGTAGGTGGCGCCAATATTGTTGAGCGAATCAAAGTTTTCACCCTCTTTCAGCGCTTTTTCAAGATGCACCGCCGCAGTGGTGTAGTTTCCTTTTTGCAGATAGAGCATACCCATCGTTGGATGGATTCCTGTCATAGACGGAAAAATTTCAAGCGCTTTGTCGAGGTGTTCGAGTGCGCGGTCAACCGCATTCACCGTTAACGCCTGCTGTCCGAGAATAATTTGATACGCCGCGGCCTTCACCCACGGTGCAGACAGCGGTTTAGCACCGGGCGTCGGTTCCATTTCGGCGTCATGAGTGCCCAGCACCCACGCATCGTCTGCCGGCAGCGAATAGAGTGGAACAAATTCACGCTCACGGGTGCGGCTGAAATCGTCAAGGGTATATTCACTCATCATTTCACGAATAATAATAAAAATGAGCGCCACCGTGAGCAGAATAACGGCGATTCCGAACACCGTGGTCATTATGCGGCTGCGGCGCAGATCACGCATGTGGTCTTCAATCAGTTCACGGGCAACCTGCG from Kiritimatiellales bacterium includes these protein-coding regions:
- a CDS encoding tetratricopeptide repeat protein translates to MQKRKDELRDIYQNYSKDFEQDFTPQVARELIEDHMRDLRRSRIMTTVFGIAVILLTVALIFIIIREMMSEYTLDDFSRTREREFVPLYSLPADDAWVLGTHDAEMEPTPGAKPLSAPWVKAAAYQIILGQQALTVNAVDRALEHLDKALEIFPSMTGIHPTMGMLYLQKGNYTTAAVHLEKALKEGENFDSLNNIGATYIALKEYKKAEQYLLRAHELQPENLLAHRNLAVLYRALEQNDKAIQHFEKYIDMQPNDIDTMQTYAFFLAKTGKWREASVLLAVLVQELKDIAPLHFLLAKAYAQTGQKDKAIETLRAGILLIDSGPARELLRSEEFGPIRDTDEFKRILEQVAPKLATTPDHREKK